A single genomic interval of Myxococcales bacterium harbors:
- a CDS encoding phosphotransferase: MSSLLQLSSEEQHNALDGLVKRNLSTAIVQIESIAPGLGNRRFFRLRLAETTTAGQPASVIARAEAKEDPFKRAEGVPSEPPLAPLLEYLETADIPVPKHYGGSAELAVELLEDVGSTSLEAEVGTASRALRLELYGEACSLIPRLQRLEPPQPSLPAFERRLDRPLFNSKAGRVAIWALPYWLGRDPSQAELEVVYATFSHIADVCEPAPMRFSHRDFKAANIHLRPEAPKGERLVLIDFQGAFMAPPEYDLVCLLRDSHVQLPIEDVMTQLEATRPALPDAPDPDVFNQRFTLLTLTRVAKDAAHYIRAFTAEDDSRYLGFLPAARESLREASSRAASWDPVLQRFADLVDELREPTNGHSENPS, translated from the coding sequence ATGTCATCTCTTCTTCAGCTGAGCAGCGAGGAGCAGCACAACGCCCTGGACGGGCTGGTAAAGCGCAATCTCTCTACCGCAATCGTACAGATCGAATCGATCGCGCCGGGTCTGGGCAACCGACGCTTCTTTCGCCTGCGACTCGCGGAGACAACCACCGCCGGGCAACCCGCCAGTGTGATCGCACGGGCCGAAGCGAAAGAAGACCCCTTCAAACGCGCGGAAGGTGTCCCCAGCGAACCCCCGCTAGCCCCTCTGCTCGAATACCTCGAAACCGCGGACATTCCGGTTCCCAAACATTACGGCGGCAGTGCAGAGTTGGCCGTCGAACTGCTTGAAGACGTGGGTTCTACCAGTCTCGAAGCTGAGGTGGGCACGGCCTCGCGAGCCCTTCGCCTGGAACTCTACGGCGAAGCCTGTTCGCTGATCCCGCGTCTGCAGCGGCTCGAACCCCCGCAACCATCACTGCCCGCGTTCGAGCGACGACTCGACCGACCCCTGTTCAACAGCAAAGCCGGTCGTGTCGCGATCTGGGCGCTGCCGTATTGGCTGGGGCGAGACCCCAGTCAAGCCGAACTCGAAGTTGTTTACGCAACCTTTTCGCACATTGCGGACGTTTGCGAGCCAGCGCCGATGCGATTTTCCCACCGAGACTTCAAGGCTGCCAATATCCACCTTCGCCCCGAAGCCCCAAAGGGGGAACGTCTGGTCTTGATCGATTTTCAGGGCGCCTTCATGGCGCCGCCGGAATACGATCTCGTGTGTCTGCTGCGCGACAGTCACGTGCAGCTTCCAATCGAGGACGTCATGACCCAGCTCGAAGCAACGCGACCGGCGCTGCCCGACGCCCCCGACCCCGATGTTTTCAATCAACGCTTTACCTTGCTTACCCTCACGCGAGTCGCAAAGGATGCAGCCCACTACATCCGCGCCTTCACCGCAGAGGACGATTCGCGCTATCTCGGTTTTCTGCCGGCGGCTCGCGAAAGCCTGCGAGAGGCGTCGTCTCGTGCGGCGAGTTGGGACCCTGTGCTGCAGCGCTTTGCGGATCTAGTAGACGAGCTGCGGGAACCGACAAACGGGCACAGCGAGAATCCCTCATGA